CATACAACCATGTGACGATTCCGGGATTGCCTTTTCTGCCGATAACGATTCCTGGACCTTTGACCAAAGCTTCATTATGTAGCCCTACTTGTCCATTGGAACCGAAGACTGGAACATCACCAGGTTTTCTATCAGATGCCTTCAAAGCCTTTCCGTAGGCAAATTCAGCCACATCGCCAATAGCCTTTACCTCCCACCCCGTCGGAATCTCCCCCACCTCCGAGTCTTCGAAACTGTCGGGGAATAGTGAATCGAATGGTGAATTGTGAGGGGTGAATGGTGAATTTTCAAGACCGATCTTTTTTCTTTTTTCACTATTCACTATTCTTAATTCATCATTTTGATTTTGATCCAGTATCTGCCGCCGAATCTCCGCACGTTCAGCCATGGAATCAGGGATCGGATTACCCGCCCGCAGGGCGTTGTCGATAACTGGATCAAAATCAATAAACCAGGACTTGAAGATGGCGCGTTGTTCGGGAGGGAGGGGTAGTTTCACGGAAATATTCTGAAGGTCTTTTTTCGTAACATGCCCCAGCCCAGTTGTTTGCTTGTTGCGTGCG
Above is a genomic segment from Candidatus Brocadiaceae bacterium containing:
- a CDS encoding restriction endonuclease subunit S, which codes for VFIWRGPNGWLNQHIFKVHPKECCEEQFFFYLLKYLNPNFVRIARNKQTTGLGHVTKKDLQNISVKLPLPPEQRAIFKSWFIDFDPVIDNALRAGNPIPDSMAERAEIRRQILDQNQNDELRIVNSEKRKKIGLENSPFTPHNSPFDSLFPDSFEDSEVGEIPTGWEVKAIGDVAEFAYGKALKASDRKPGDVPVFGSNGQVGLHNEALVKGPGIVIGRKGNPGIVTWLYEDFSPLIQPSMSREQELF